A window of Pleurodeles waltl isolate 20211129_DDA unplaced genomic scaffold, aPleWal1.hap1.20221129 scaffold_153, whole genome shotgun sequence contains these coding sequences:
- the LOC138274043 gene encoding histone H2B 1.2-like, producing the protein MPEPAKSAPAPKKGSKKALSKPPKKDGKKRKRTRKESYAIYIYKVMKQVHPDTGISSKAMGIMNSFVNDIFERIAGEASRLAHYNQRRTITSREIQTAVRLLLPGELAKHAVSEGTKAVTKYTSAK; encoded by the coding sequence ATGCCTGAACCAGCCAAGTCCGCGCCGGCTCCCAAGAAGGGCTCCAAGAAAGCGCTGTCCAAGCCGCCCAAGAAGGACGGCAAGAAgcgcaagaggaccaggaaggagAGCTACGCTATCTACATTTACAAAGTGATGAAGCAGGTGCACCCCGACACCGGCATCTCCTCCAAGGCCATGGGCATCATGAACTCCTTCGTCAACGACATCTTTGAGCGCATCGCCGGGGAGGCTTCCCGCCTGGCTCACTACAACCAGCGGCGCACCATCACCTCCCGGGAGATCCAGACCGCCGTGCGCCTGCTGCTCCCCGGAGAGCTGGCCAAGCACGCCGTGTCCGAGGGCACCAAGGCCGTCACCAAGTACACTAGCGCCAAGTAA
- the LOC138274067 gene encoding histone H3: MARTKQTARKSTGGKAPRKQLATKAARKSAPATGGVKKPHRYRPGTVALREIRRYQKSTELLIRKLPFQRLVREIAQDFKTDLRFQSSAVMALQEASEAYLVGLFEDTNLCAIHAKRVTIMPKDIQLARRIRGERA, encoded by the coding sequence ATGGCCCGCACCAAGCAGACCGCCCGCAAGTCCACCGGAGGGAAGGCGCCTCGCAAGCAGCTGGCCACCAAGGCTGCCCGCAAGAGCGCGCCTGCCACCGGAGGAGTCAAGAAGCCTCACCGCTACAGGCCCGGGACCGTGGCTCTCCGCGAGATCCGCCGCTACCAGAAGTCCACCGAGCTGCTCATCCGCAAGCTGCCCTTCCAGCGCCTGGTGCGGGAGATCGCGCAGGACTTCAAGACCGACCTGCGCTTCCAGAGCTCGGCCGTCATGGCCCTGCAGGAGGCCAGCGAGGCCTACCTGGTCGGGCTCTTTGAGGACACCAACTTGTGCGCCATCCACGCCAAGAGGGTCACCATCATGCCCAAGGACATTCAGCTGGCCCGTCGTATCCGCGGCGAGAGGGCCTAA
- the LOC138274066 gene encoding histone H1-like → MHGAPAGGTFLICASASTLCTMAETAPAAAAPPAEVAPKKKAKKAAGPSKAKKPAGPSVAELILKAVTASAERKGVSLAALKKVLSADGYDVDKNKSRVKAALKGLVSKGALAQLKGTGASGSFKVNKKQLEGKKAAKKPAAKKPAAKKAAPAAKKPKKAPAGVKKSPKKAKKPAAAKSPKKAKAAPAKKAAKSPAKAKAAKPKAAKKSPAKVVKPKAAKPKAAKPKKAAPKKK, encoded by the coding sequence ATGCACGGAGCTCCGGCGGGAGGGACATTTCTCATCTGTGCTAGCGCCTCGACTCTCTGTACCATGGCTGAAACCGCTCCAGCTGCCGCGGCCCCTCCCGCGGAAGTAGCCCCCAAGAAGAAGGCGAAGAAGGCGGCGGGGCCTTCTAAGGCCAAGAAGCCCGCGGGACCCAGCGTCGCCGAGCTCATCCTGAAGGCGGTCACCGCCTCTGCCGAGAGGAAGGGGGTCTCCCTGGCGGCGCTGAAGAAGGTGCTGAGCGCCGACGGCTACGATGTGGACAAGAACAAGAGCCGCGTCAAGGCCGCCCTCAAGGGCCTGGTCAGCAAGGGCGCCCTGGCCCAGCTGAAGGGCACCGGCGCCTCCGGCTCCTTCAAGGTGAACAAGAAGCAGCTGGAGGGCAAGAAGGCGGCCAAGAAACCAGCGGCCAAGAAACCAGCGGCCAAGAAAGCCGCCCCGGCCGCCAAGAAGCCCAAGAAGGCCCCCGCGGGGGTGAAGAAGAGCCCGAAGAAGGCCAAGAAGCCGGCGGCGGCCAAGAGCCCCAAGAAGGCCAAAGCTGCCCCGGCCAAGAAGGCTGCCAAGAGTCCCGCGAAAGCAAAGGCGGCCAAGCCCAAGGCAGCCAAGAAAAGCCCCGCCAAGGTGGTGAAACCCAAGGCGGCCAAACCCAAAGCAGCCAAGCCCAAAAAGGCAGCGCCCAAGAAGAAGTAA
- the LOC138274068 gene encoding histone H4: MSGRGKGGKGLGKGGAKRHRKVLRDNIQGITKPAIRRLARRGGVKRISGLIYEETRGVLKVFLENVIRDAVTYTEHAKRKTVTAMDVVYALKRQGRTLYGFGG; this comes from the coding sequence ATGTCTGGACGCGGCAAAGGAGGAAAGGGGCTCGGCAAAGGCGGTGCCAAGAGGCACAGGAAGGTGCTCCGCGACAACATCCAGGGCATCACCAAGCCCGCCATTCGCCGCCTGGCTCGCCGCGGCGGTGTCAAGCGCATCTCCGGCCTCATCTACGAGGAGACCCGCGGTGTGCTGAAGGTTTTCCTGGAGAACGTCATCCGGGACGCCGTCACCTATACCGAGCACGCCAAGAGAAAGACCGTcaccgccatggatgtggtgtACGCCCTGAAGCGCCAGGGACGTACTCTCTACGGATTTGGCGGTTAA
- the LOC138274042 gene encoding histone H2A type 2-C gives MSGRGKQGGKARAKAKTRSSRAGLQFPVGRVHRLLRKGSYAERVGAGAPVYLAAVLEYLTAEILELAGNAARDNKKTRIIPRHLQLAIRNDEELNKLLGRVTIAQGGVLPNIQAVLLPKKTESHKAGGKASK, from the coding sequence ATGTCTGGACGCGGAAAGCAAGGAGGCAAGGCCCGCGCTAAGGCCAAGACACGCTCTTCCAGAGCCGGACTGCAGTTCCCTGTGGGCCGTGTGCACAGGCTGCTCCGAAAGGGAAGCTACGCCGAGCGGGTCGGCGCCGGTGCCCCCGTCTATCTGGCTGCAGTCCTGGAGTACCTGACGGCCGAGATCCTCGAGCTGGCCGGCAACGCGGCCCGGGACAACAAGAAGACCCGCATCATCCCCAGGCACCTCCAGCTCGCCATCCGCAACGACGAGGAGCTCAACAAGCTGCTGGGCAGAGTCACCATCGCCCAGGGAGGCGTCCTGCCAAACATCCAGGCCGTGCTGCTGCCCAAGAAAACCGAGAGCCACAAGGCTGGGGGCAAAGCAAGCAAGTGA